Genomic DNA from Patescibacteria group bacterium:
ACGATATCTATTTGGAATTTTTAGACCGTGTTTACAGGAGTACCTTCGAGATACGAAGCTATGTTGTCGGCAGTGGTGTCAAGAATTCTCTGCAGGGCTTCTTTGGAGTTAAAGGCGTTGTGAGGCGTAACTATTACATTAGATAAATTGACAAGGATATGGTTTTGAGCAAGTGTTGTTAAATTAGCTTTTTGAGTTGATCCTTTGCACAACAGCTCTCGCTCTTCCTTTAAAAAATCCTCCTCCTCTAAAACATCCAAACCAGCGCCTGCAACCTTACCATTTCGTAGAGCCTCAAACAGCGCTTGTGTTTCTATCAGCCCCCCACGAGCCGTGTTGATTAGGTAAACTCCTTTTTTCATGAGCCCAATATTTTTGCTATTAATTAAATGTTTTGTAGAATCGGAAAGCGGGCAATGGAGCGTCACAATATCGCTTTCGAAAAGCACTTTTTCCAAAGGAACATATTTAAAACCCAAAAACCCCTCCATTTCTGGTTTTGGGTAGGGATCATACGCCTCGACAGTCATTCCAAACCCTTTAGCAATTTTTATGACATTAATTCCAATTTTCCCCGTTCCCACCACCCCCAAAGTTTTTCCTTTTAAGTCCACCCCTGTTAACCCTTCGGGATCAAAGGAACCGCTCTTAACCCGTGCGTTTGATTCCATTAATCTTTTTGTAAGAGCGAGGATTAAGGCGAATGTATGTTCGGCAACGGTTGACGATCCATATTCGGGTACATTACAAACCGTGACATTTTTGCTTTTGCAGTAATCTAGATCAATATGATCGTAACCAGTAGATTGGGTGGCAATAAGTTTGATGTTTGAAAGAGATTCTATCTGTTCCTTGGGAAATTTAGAAAACACAAATCCCGAAAATATCTCACAATCTTTAATTTTATCAACCGCTACTTTAGAAATAGGCTCCGCAAAAAACAGGAGTTCTGCCTTTTCCTTAAGTTGTTCGATAAAAAAATCTTTTTCGGAAGGATCTGTATCAAAAAAAGCAACTTTCATACATTCTATGATAAGTGATAGTATTAAAATATGCAAAACGAATTTCCCATGTATATTCTAAAAGCTCTAAAGGATCAGTACCCCAACGCTCATACCGAGCTTAATTACAAAACTCCATTAGAACTTTTAATCGCAGTTGTGCTTTCGGCGCAAGCAACCGATGTTGGAGTCAATAAAGCTACTCCCGCGCTTTTTGCTAAGTTTAAAACCGTACATGATTTTGCTAACGCTGATATAGCCAATATTGAAAAATATATTTCCAGTATCAATTACTACAAAGCAAAGGCGAGTTACATTAAACGAGCTTGTCAAAAATTAATTGCCGATTTTGGGGGCAAAGTTCCTGACTCATTAGAAAAACTTGTCACTGTCCCAGGAATTGGTCGCAAAAGCGCCAATGTAATTTTAATCAACGCTTTTAACAAGGCGGAGGGTGTTGTTGTGGATACCCATGTTTCCAGAGTATCGCAAAAGCTCCACTTGACCTCTAAGAAAGACCCCATAAAGATTGAACAAGATTTAATGAAAATTTATCCCAAAGAAAATTGGGCAGATGTGTCCCACCTTTTTGTTTTGCACGGTAGATATACTTGTAAAGCATTAACACCAAAATGCAACGCATGCCCCATTAGTAATTTTTGCCCCTCTAAACAATGATTATTATTTTATCTAATATTTTTATATTACTTGGAATATTCTTGGGAGTACTATTTTCGTATCACCAATTTAAGAAGTATCTAGCTACTATTAAACCAAAACCGATAATTGACACTAACGACTTTTGGAATGCCATAATTGTCATTGCGCTATCTTCTTTTATTGGTGGGAGACTCTACCATGTAATCAATTATTGGGAATACTATCTACAGCACCCAATTAAAATACTAACGGTTTGGGAGGGCGGAATTGGAGTTATCGGGGCAATAGTCTTTGGTCTTTGGGGATTAATTGCTTTCTCTTTGGTGAGATTCAAACGCATTCCCCCTGCAATAATTATCGCTGATTTCGTAGCCTTGGGATTGCCTTTGGCACATGCTGTTGGTCGCTGGAGCAATTACTTTAGCTACAATTTTTTAGGAGCCCCCACAAAACTCCCCTGGGGAATTGAGATTCCCTTTAACGCAAGACCCGTTGGATACAAGCTTTATACTACCTACCACCCCTTGTTTCTCTACGAATCTTTACTAAATTTAATCCTGTTCGTTTTTTTATGTTTAGTATTTATCAAATTTAAAGCGCGTAAGAGCGGGTCTGTTGCTTTACTTTACCTTATAGGATTTTCTCTGATTAGATTATTTACCGAGCCACTGTTGCTAAATTCGTGGAAAGTTGGAGTGTTTCCTGTGGCTTCGGTTGTTTCTTTCGTAATATTAACATTATCAACCATTGTTTTGGCCTCAATGTATATACCTCTGGTAATCCCTAGATCGAAACTTCCAACTAAATCTGTAGTAGTCAAACGGGAGATCAAAAAATCAAAATCGCAAATTAAAAAATTTCGAATTCAACGCAAGAGAAAATCCAAATAGTGTTTTTGACGACGGTGGGCCCACAAAATAATTGCCCAAACTAGAAGTGGTTGACCTCGCCTCTCTAATCGCATAGTTCCAATATCAATGATTTTAAGTTCATTTCTGGGAGTAATAAAAAGATTCGCTACTTTGCTTTTATTTCCCAAAAATAAGCTTTCGGCTCCAAAAAAATCCCAAGAGATTTTATGTTCCTCCTCCATTTCCTTATTTTGTTTGACGAGATTAACAAACTGATTTTTGATTTCCTGATTTTTTAAATCTTTCTCGCAAAGCACCTTTCCCTCCACAAATTTTTGCAGGATATTAAAATAGGGTTTATTATTTTGAGTTTGAGGGACAACGCTTACCTCTGGCAAGAATTCTCCAAGGTATTTTTTTAGAATGGGAAAATCGGTTACAACCTCATTTACAAAATTCTCTTTACCGAGTCTTATTCTTATTCCAATCGGAGATTTTAATAGATAACCGTTTCCGTAATGGTGAATAATATTCTCACCACCTACGGTAAATAATTTGCCTTTTTTTGAGGGATCAACTTGCATGGTATGTTCGAGCAAAGCTTTGCGAGCGGATTTTTAAGCGAAGGAGACCAAAAAAAGCAATTAACAAGGGGATACCAATTAAGTTAGCGTATTTAACCACATTTTTTGTTGCTTCGTCCTTAAATACTAAAGGATTAGGAATGCTGGATTTAGAACGGATGGCAACAAACCCCTTGTCATTCGTGGCTATATCAAACAAATTTAAAACAAAGGTCGCGTCAGCGCTAAAATAATCGTTGAGCAACATATCGTCATTGGCAACTACAATTACAGTTGCCCCATTTGCCAGTTCGGAAATTGTTGCCATGTTTCGCTCTTTAAGATTTGTTTGGGAAAATTCTTTGCTTGGGAGTAAGTTTGCATTTGCTTCTTCATCAACACCTGCGTACTGCGAGGTCTTAACAACAACAGTCTGTTTTATACCGTCAACCACACTCATAGATAAATCACTAGACCACAAAGACAACACCGCAGGAACATTCCCCAAAATCTTTTTACCATCGGCTGTTACTTCTGCTCTTACAAAATATGGATAAGGCAAAACATAACTAAAAAAACCTTGGTTTAAATTTATCCTCTCGTTGTTTTTAAGATCGTAGACAATTCCTTTGTTTATGGTTATTCCGTAGGCGTTGACTAAGTCGTTGACATTTGTCGTATTTTCTAAGGGCGATAATGTCTGTAAAGAAACTTCGTTGGTGTCGGCAAAGACAATTAAGGACTTTCCTCCTTCAACAAATTTTTTGAGCTTTTCCAAAACACCCGCGTCCAGATTTTCTTTAGGACCGGCTAAAACCACAACATCAGTATCGGTCGGAATTGTTTTTTCTTCCTTATCGGTCTCCCCTTTCACCAAAGATAAGGTTGTTGCTTGATAATATTTGGATAACTCGTCTCTAAATGCCGATAAGTCGGTGTATAAACCTAAACTGTTACTGTCGGTAATAAAGGCAACTTTCTTATTGGAACCGCCCGAAACTCTGCGAACAAGAGAGATTACTTGGTATTCCAACCCTTCAACCGATTCTAAAAAGGCAGTTGGTTCCCTGTTTTCTCCGTTTTTGGCAACAATTCCAAGTACTCCCCGCTTAGCTTGAAACTCATCGTTTTTAATCGTATTAAATTGCACTGGGGTAATACCATCATTTTGGGCTAGAGTTTCGGCATCTGCCCCCACTACCTCTTTATATTCTATTTTTAATTTATTCCTCGGAACTTTAGAAAAATCTTTTAGCAAATCCATTAAGGCGTCTTTGCGCTCCGAAAATTCTGGAGGCAAGTCTTTAGAATAGTAAAAAACCAACGAAGTGTTACCATCGAGCTTTGTAAGAATATCTTTTGAGGTGGATGAGAGCGTGTAAACTTTGTCGTGAGTTAAATCCAAGCGCAAAAAGATTGGTTTGACTACAATATTTAAAGCCACAACCCCAATAAAAAGAAAAATTGTGAGTGTTTTAAAGGTGTAAGCTAGAATTCCTTTTCTCACGGTGCGACCTTCAGCAAGAAGATAAAAAGTTAAAACCAAGAAAAGTAAACTAAAACTCGCAAAATACAAAATATCCCTTAAATCCAACACCCCCTTATTAAAAGACCCGAGACGACTGAATACCCCAAAGTAAGCAACGATAGAAGATAAAAAAGGAGGCAGACTTGTAGTTACAGAGTCCGACCCTAAAAGCACCAAAAGCAAAATTGCGACCAAAGATACAATAAACGAAACAATTTGATTTTCTGTTGTTGCCGAAATAAAAACCCCAATAGCAATAAAAAACGCACCCAAAAGCAAGATTCCTAGATAACTTGTGACAATTACTCCCCAATCAAATGCCCCAAAGAAAGAGAGCGAGATAGGAATTGACAGGGTAACCAAAATCATGAGCGAATAGATTGCCAAGTTTCCCAGGAACTTTCCCAGGACGAAATCTATTAACGATATGGGTGAGGTGTAGATGGTTTCGGCAGTTTTATTACTTTTTTCGCTGGCAATGCTCCCCATGGTTAGAGCTGGAATAATAATTGCCAACAGAATTGGAATGTTTAGAGTATAAAGGCGGATAGAGGCAAACCCACTTAAAAATATTTGGCGAAAAAATAAAAAGTAAGAGATGGCAACGAAGGCAACAAAAAACACATAACCCACGGGCTGATTAAAAAAGTTGGCGATTTCTCGCCTGGCGATGGTTAATAGTTTAGACATGATTTGTGGTTAACTCTTTAAACACTTCGTCTAATGATTTCTTTTTAAGATAAATTTCAAGCAACTGCCATTTGTTTTTGGTCGCAAGCTTAGTGATTTCACTTCGTAAATCATGGTCGCCTTCTGAATAAACTAAATAGGAATCGTCTTCTGTTTTCTCGACACGGGAAACATTTTTTAAGGCTTTTAGTGCGGTTAAAATACCTTTACCTTCCGCTTTAAGATAAACTGCCGTCTCCCCCCCACCCATCTCGAGTCTTTTAACCGGGGAATCGGCAACAATTTTTCCCTTAGCGATAATAATGACTCTTTCGCAGGTCTTTTGCACCTCGTCTAGTACATGGGAACTTAATAAAACCGTTTTTTCTTTGCCAATTTCTTTAATTAATTTTCTTATATCCTCGCGTTGATTGGGATCAAGTCCTTCGGTTGGCTCGTCCATAATAAGAATTTGCGGATTTCCTAAAAGCGCTTGCGCCAACCCCACTCTCTGTCTAAAACCCTTAGAGAGTGTTGCAATTTCTTTGTAATAAACTTCTTGCAAATAAGTTTTTTTAACTACTTGAGATATCTCCTCGGACAAATTGACGATACCTTTAAGGTTGCCCACAAATTCTAAATATTCGGCAACCGTTAAATTAGGATATAAAGGGTTGTTCTCGGGAAGATACCCAATTAGCGATTTAATTTTGGTTGAGTTTTTGGCGTGATTTAGACCATCAATTGTGATAGCACCATCGTCGGGAAAATAAAACCCTGCGACGACTCGCATACAAGTAGTTTTACCGGCGCCGTTGGGACCAAGAAGTCCCACAACTTCGCCTTTATCTATTTCAAAACTAACATTATCCAAAGCTACTGTGCGACCAAATTTTTTGGTGATATTTTCTACTTTTAGCATAGGTTGAGGAATTTCAACTTTCGAACCCTAAATATATCTAATTGGAAATTAAATTTCAAGGGGTACAAAATTAAAACCCAACCTCAGAGGTTGGGTTGGAATTAGTGAGGTCTCCCACTTCCACCTCCGAAGTGGAAGAGTTTGTGTTGATAAACCAACATTTATTTCGCCAAAAACAAACTTGTTTATTCAGAATAGTCCTAAATAGAACGAGTCAGAGAGAGGAAAACCAAAGGGTGAAAACATTAAAGCTAGTGTATATTCTAAGAAGAAAGATTACGCGAGTTCCAGTAAATTTTTCTTTTCCTCAAAAACAATTTTAAATTGTTTAAAAAACGCCTCTCTCCCTAATAAACTAAACGAAACCAGATATTCGTAGGAAAAAACCACAGGGCAGACGAACTTTTTACCAGCAACTTCTAACTCTAGTTTATGGATGTATCCTTTAATTCTTCCTCCTACTCCTCCCAAATAAGTTTCTATGCCTTCTTCGATTACTATTCCGAGTTGCTCGGCTATATCATCTTTAAAAACGGAAACAGTTGCTCCAGAGTCAATTAGTGCTGAAGTTCTTTGAACATTACCTTTAAAATAGATTAAAAAGTCAACAACGGGAAAGTAATTATCTCTCGCATCTTTTTGATACGGAAAATTGAGCATTTTCTTATTAAAAAACTAAAATATAAGGACCCTCATCTTTGCGGGGAACCTTAAAAGAAAAAGCCTTTATTTTTTGTTCTTCTCCGACTCTACCAGATACTAAAGGAGAAATATCTTTTAAGGTCATTCCTGTGGCAATAATACGATCTTTTTTAGGATCTATAGCCACCCACTTTCCAGCGTACTTACTCATATTTTTGGTAGAGGTATTTACTTTCTTCATAATAAATTAATTTTAACAAAAACCCCAAAGAAAAGTCAAACCTTTGCTTCCACTTCGGAGAGGGAAGAAAAAGTAATTGATAAACCAACACTTATTCGGGTGAGACCCAAAATTGGACATCACCCCATTTTTTCTGAATACCAATTCCTTAAAATGAGATATAATCCATATTATGGAAATAAACATCAATTATATTTGGACTGAAGACAACCTACGGTTGCAAGGTATTCACTATGTTGGAAAGGATAATGATATTTGTGTGCTTTTTATACATGGAATGTCAGGAAATTTTATCGAAAATTACTTTGCCCATGTTTTAGGAGAAAAGCTCTCTAAACAAGGTGTTGGCTTTATTTATGGTCATAATAGAGGCTACAATCATATTAACGATATCTATAAGAGAAAAATTGGAAAAGAAATTACCTATACCACAGAAAGGCATGGAGCTACCTATGAGCGCTTTAATGATTGTATATATGATATCAACGCTTGGGTAAACGAAGTCTTTCGTCTCGGCTACAAAAAAATCGTTTTAGTTGGACACTCGTTAGGATGTAACAAAGTGGTTCATTATATTTACAAAAAGAGTCTCCGTAACTTGATTGGCGTAATTCTTTTATCTCCTCCGGATATGGTCGCCAACGGCAAAGAATCGGGAAAATCAAAAGTGTACGACAAGCAACTTAGTGAAGCAAAAAGAAATATCGAGAATGGACATCCAAGAAAATTACTATCTGGTACGCTTTGGGATTGGTATACCATAAGCTCACAAACTTTTCTTGATATGTTTGAGGATGGTTGTCCAGCCGACAATTTACCAATAATGAGAAATCCAAAATCGTTTCCCGAACTCGAATCTATTAAAGTACCTGTTTTTACAATAATGGGAGAGTTTGACGACATCGTGGTTAGAACACTTGATGACGACATAAGTATATTAGAAAAAAGGGCTACCAAAGCTCCGTCTTTTGATAAAGAGATAATTCCAAAGGCTAATCATACTTATGACCAGCAGGAAGATATGCTTGCTTCTTCGATAGTAAAGTGGATTAACAAAACTTACATCAAAAAGTAGAGCGAAACTTCCACCTCCGAAGTGGAAGAAAAAGTGGTTGGTAAATCAACATTTATCCAAAATATTAAGATAGTAGGTCTCACCCCATTTCTCAAAAAATTACTGGACTACACACCACTAGCTAAAAGTTACAAATACTGTCCAAATGGAAAGAAGAAAAAAAGCCCAGATTTCCATTAGAGCGTTGGTGTTTTTGAATCGTTTTAATATCCACAACATCCCCAAAAAATAGATCGGAACAATCACGAGAGAAAGCTTAAATATGTTGGGACTGAACCTAATTAATGAATATCCAATAAACACTAGGGACAAAGGATTTACAATAAAGTAGTATCCAGCAAAATCGCTGGTGCAACAACAAAAAACCACGCTATAAGCATGGATAGTATTCCAGAAAATCGTAAAAATAATTCCAACATAGGCAGTAATTTACACAACCTCCTCTTTTTTCTCTCTTACATACGCAAACCATTCTTCGGTTATCTCGATGATGGTAGTCAGTGGTGCCTCGATAATAAAATCAAAAAAGAACACAAATAAATTTAGTCGGGCAATTTCTTGGCTAAGCCTTTGCCCCACCCGCAAAATGGGTAAAAAGAACAAATCAAAAACCGATCCTAATACACTGTCTTCCTCATGAGTTAAAACAATATCTTTTGTTGATTGCCTAATAATAAAAGCAAAAAACGAGATAACTGACAAAAAGAACAAAAACACCCCGACGCTCACAAAGGTAAAACCAATTTTTAAAAGCAAATAAGTAATTGCTCCAAAACTTACAAAAAAGGTAAACAAATAAAACAATCTAAAAAAGGCGCGCAGTAAGTTTCGTTTTTTTGGAATACCTACCCGCAACTCGTTTTTTGATAGCTTTAACTCGTTATCTATAACTACATTTCTTGCCCTTGTCACTATCAGATTTGTATTTTTTTCTCCCGGGACGCGGGTTCTGCTTCCAACTAAATACATTAAAAATGGCGGGAAAACTAAATTAATGCTGGCCGCTCTCCAGTTGATATGCCCCAAGGTTAATCTATCCAAGGGAACCTCTATTAGAATCCCAAAAACCATTTTTGTTAAAAACACATAAATTACCGAACGAATAACCATTCTCTTTAACCTATCGCCAACTTGAGCGTATTTTAAGGCGCACATATTGCGTACCTTTTGCTCCAATAACCTTTCATCCTGGTAAGTTTCGAGAAAGCTTGGATCCTTTGCCATAATTTCTCGTAGAATAACAAACGGGGCAATTTGTCCTTTAACTAGCTTTAAGCTTCTCGAGTCCAAGGTTTCGTCGACCTTTAGGTTGATGGTTTTAACAGTTTCTTCAATTTGAGATGCAACAAGTTTTAAATTCTCCTCGGATGGATTTTTATCCCAAAAGTTAAAGGTTTGGATAAAAACTAGATAACGAAGAATCGCATTATCCGATTTATTAAGTCCTTTTTGTGTTGCCAAGTACAAGTCAAACTCTGGAAGTTCCGTTTCTTTGGCAAGAAGTTTTGCCATGTATAAGGCCAGGGAATTTCTTTGCGTTGCTGGAGCTAAACTTTCGTCAATTTCGACCGAAGCGATTGAGATTAACCAATCGGTAAGATCCCATTTAGAGAATTTAAAAACCGTGGAGTAATTGTCTAGAATGTAGAAATATTTATTTAGGATGTTTGTGATATCGGTTACTTTGCTTTCTGGTATTGTATCGTTTGCAAGATATTTAGCCCTTACAAGCTCTTTTAGTAAATACAAAGCGAGGTTGTTGCGGTTAGTTCCGAGTTTGATGCGACGATTGAGAATCCTTCCTATTGCCAGCTTGCGAAGAAGATGATCCTCTTTAAATTCCACCGCAACCCTAATTTTTTCGTAGAGAAACGCCACAACAGAAGTGGCTGCGGACACTTTAATAGTAGCCTCTTTACGATCTTGGGGCGGGGTGGTTTTATTTTGGTAAGAATCAATTACATCCTTAAAAGTCATATGATGGGTATTATTCTAGCAGAAATGGAGATTGGTTGCATTTTTATGCGCTTACACAAACAGCAACCCGGCAATACCGGTAAGAACAACATAAATTAAACAAGGAACAAAGACTCTTTTTATAATTTCCACTTCCTTATTTTTAAGACCAGCTACTGCCTCGGCGGTTAAAACATCGGCTAGAGCTAGCATATTTCCCGCGGCAGCACCAGCAACTTGGAGCCCTAATACTTTAGCAGTTGACATCTTCATTACATTGCTTGCCATTGCCAAAAAGTTACCAAAAAGAATGTTGGAGATGGTAACACTCCCCGACACAAAACTGCCAAAAGCACCAGCGAAAGGGGCTAAAAACGGAAGATGATTATTTTCAAAAATCCCCGAAACCAATCTTAATATCGAAGAATTACCTGAATAATTATTACCCGAATTTAAAATTAGCTGCACAGTTGCTGACATGGCAAAAATTACTACAAAAGGTTCAACAGTTCTAACAAATGCCAATTTAAAGGATTGAGAAACCGTACGATCAACCTTTTTTCGAGTAATGACAAAGACAATCAGTCCCGAAACGATGAGGGCAAAACCGGGATTAAACCCGCTACTTAAAAATTTTCCGCCAATTAAAAGCGTTACAACTAAAAGATAAGGAAAAAGTGCCATAATTAAAGAATGGCGAGCCTTGGGAGATTCACGATCCTCGTGCCTAAAAACATCTTTTGGAACAAATATGTTTAGCTTTAAAGTTAAAACAGCAACCAAAAGGCCCAAAAGCGATCCCACAATTGTGGGAAATTCCCCTCCCAAAAAAGTTCCCATAAAAGAAAATATCCAAAAAACAAACCCTGACCACAAGGCAAAAGGTAGTGCTCCTTTGATAAACGAAATCTTATCTTTTTTTCCGTGGGAAAGAGCTAAAAGAATAAAGGTAGGAACGAGAATCGCCGAAAAGTTAAACAGTGCGGTATAAAAATTTACCGCAGGAACAGCAACCCCAGCAAGACCGATTCGTATTGGAGTTCCTGCCGCGCCAAAGGCTCCAGCGCTACTATTGCCAAAAAGCGAAATTACCACGGCGTTAATTGGAGAAATTCCCAAACCAATTAAAAGCGGAGCAACAATTGCCGAAGGTGAGCCGAACCCAGCAATTCCTTCGATTAAATTTTCTAAAAACCAGGCCAAAAAAATTACTTGAATCCGAATATCCTTAGAAAATCTTTCTAGATAAAACCCTATACTTTCTAAGATTCTTTCCTTTTTAAGAATCTCAATAAAAAATATGGCACCAAAGATAATTAAAAAAATATCGCAGGCGACAAAAAAACCCTTTTGCAAAGAGATAAAGAGGTATTGCGGAACAATTTTCCAAACAAAAATGGTTAGAAATAAAGTTAGAGAGAGTAAAACAAGAGATATTCCAACTAAAGAAAATTTTTTGGGCATTATAGAATCATTTTAGCATGTACCCCCACCCCAGTTTCCAAGATTTGGTTTTTGATTATCTGTGGTTGTTCCGTGGACGAAGTAAGTGATGTTCACTGACATATTTTTGCTTCAAATTCCGTTTGCATAAGAATTAGTGATGGCTGTGCCACGTTAAATCTTGTCGATGTGGCAATTCCGCCCCGAAAGAATTTTCGCTTTGCTCAAATTCAATGGGGCACTCTAAAACTCTAGTCTCCCCCGACCTTCCGCCAGCTGGCGGAGTCGGGGATCGACAAGATTTTTACGTGGCGGAGGAAGTGGGATTCGAACCCACGCACGCCTTACGGCGTGACGGTTTAGCAAACCGCTCCCTTAGACCACTTGGGTATTCCTCCGTATATACACATTAAAACCAACTCCAGACCAACCCCTCTTACGCCCTGCGGGCTTCGGAGGACTAATTCGCCCATCTGTTCGTACTTCGTACTCACAGGAGCTCATTGAGTATTCGACTCCTCCATGTAAAGAGCTTGTTAGTTCTTTTTATCCAACTTATCCAGCCCCAAACCTTTGACCCCAAAGTATACCACTAACGCGATAACTAAAAAGTCAATTGTAGCCGAAACAAAATCCCCCCACATAAATTTAGCTGGACCAACAACAAGAGAAGCTTCTTTTAAGTTACCAGCGACACCTAACACTAATCCTAAAATTGGGTTAATTAAATCGGTAATTAAGGCGGTGACTACTTTTGATACAGCTCCTCCTAAAATAAAACCAACGGCTAAGCCAACCACTCCTTGGGTCCGAATAAAATCAATAAAACCTTTCATCATAATTTCCCACCTCCAATTATTTATTTAAGTAAGTAATGCTTACTTGTAATATGGTTGCGAACAAAACCCAGACCAGATACGGAATTTGCAGATAGGCTACCCAACGAACCCGTGGATA
This window encodes:
- a CDS encoding hydroxyacid dehydrogenase → MECMKVAFFDTDPSEKDFFIEQLKEKAELLFFAEPISKVAVDKIKDCEIFSGFVFSKFPKEQIESLSNIKLIATQSTGYDHIDLDYCKSKNVTVCNVPEYGSSTVAEHTFALILALTKRLMESNARVKSGSFDPEGLTGVDLKGKTLGVVGTGKIGINVIKIAKGFGMTVEAYDPYPKPEMEGFLGFKYVPLEKVLFESDIVTLHCPLSDSTKHLINSKNIGLMKKGVYLINTARGGLIETQALFEALRNGKVAGAGLDVLEEEDFLKEERELLCKGSTQKANLTTLAQNHILVNLSNVIVTPHNAFNSKEALQRILDTTADNIASYLEGTPVNTV
- the nth gene encoding endonuclease III, translating into MQNEFPMYILKALKDQYPNAHTELNYKTPLELLIAVVLSAQATDVGVNKATPALFAKFKTVHDFANADIANIEKYISSINYYKAKASYIKRACQKLIADFGGKVPDSLEKLVTVPGIGRKSANVILINAFNKAEGVVVDTHVSRVSQKLHLTSKKDPIKIEQDLMKIYPKENWADVSHLFVLHGRYTCKALTPKCNACPISNFCPSKQ
- the lgt gene encoding prolipoprotein diacylglyceryl transferase — encoded protein: MIIILSNIFILLGIFLGVLFSYHQFKKYLATIKPKPIIDTNDFWNAIIVIALSSFIGGRLYHVINYWEYYLQHPIKILTVWEGGIGVIGAIVFGLWGLIAFSLVRFKRIPPAIIIADFVALGLPLAHAVGRWSNYFSYNFLGAPTKLPWGIEIPFNARPVGYKLYTTYHPLFLYESLLNLILFVFLCLVFIKFKARKSGSVALLYLIGFSLIRLFTEPLLLNSWKVGVFPVASVVSFVILTLSTIVLASMYIPLVIPRSKLPTKSVVVKREIKKSKSQIKKFRIQRKRKSK
- a CDS encoding Gldg family protein, which codes for MSKLLTIARREIANFFNQPVGYVFFVAFVAISYFLFFRQIFLSGFASIRLYTLNIPILLAIIIPALTMGSIASEKSNKTAETIYTSPISLIDFVLGKFLGNLAIYSLMILVTLSIPISLSFFGAFDWGVIVTSYLGILLLGAFFIAIGVFISATTENQIVSFIVSLVAILLLVLLGSDSVTTSLPPFLSSIVAYFGVFSRLGSFNKGVLDLRDILYFASFSLLFLVLTFYLLAEGRTVRKGILAYTFKTLTIFLFIGVVALNIVVKPIFLRLDLTHDKVYTLSSTSKDILTKLDGNTSLVFYYSKDLPPEFSERKDALMDLLKDFSKVPRNKLKIEYKEVVGADAETLAQNDGITPVQFNTIKNDEFQAKRGVLGIVAKNGENREPTAFLESVEGLEYQVISLVRRVSGGSNKKVAFITDSNSLGLYTDLSAFRDELSKYYQATTLSLVKGETDKEEKTIPTDTDVVVLAGPKENLDAGVLEKLKKFVEGGKSLIVFADTNEVSLQTLSPLENTTNVNDLVNAYGITINKGIVYDLKNNERINLNQGFFSYVLPYPYFVRAEVTADGKKILGNVPAVLSLWSSDLSMSVVDGIKQTVVVKTSQYAGVDEEANANLLPSKEFSQTNLKERNMATISELANGATVIVVANDDMLLNDYFSADATFVLNLFDIATNDKGFVAIRSKSSIPNPLVFKDEATKNVVKYANLIGIPLLIAFFGLLRLKIRSQSFARTYHAS
- a CDS encoding ABC transporter ATP-binding protein → MLKVENITKKFGRTVALDNVSFEIDKGEVVGLLGPNGAGKTTCMRVVAGFYFPDDGAITIDGLNHAKNSTKIKSLIGYLPENNPLYPNLTVAEYLEFVGNLKGIVNLSEEISQVVKKTYLQEVYYKEIATLSKGFRQRVGLAQALLGNPQILIMDEPTEGLDPNQREDIRKLIKEIGKEKTVLLSSHVLDEVQKTCERVIIIAKGKIVADSPVKRLEMGGGETAVYLKAEGKGILTALKALKNVSRVEKTEDDSYLVYSEGDHDLRSEITKLATKNKWQLLEIYLKKKSLDEVFKELTTNHV
- a CDS encoding retropepsin-like domain-containing protein, which encodes MLNFPYQKDARDNYFPVVDFLIYFKGNVQRTSALIDSGATVSVFKDDIAEQLGIVIEEGIETYLGGVGGRIKGYIHKLELEVAGKKFVCPVVFSYEYLVSFSLLGREAFFKQFKIVFEEKKNLLELA
- a CDS encoding alpha/beta fold hydrolase; the encoded protein is MEININYIWTEDNLRLQGIHYVGKDNDICVLFIHGMSGNFIENYFAHVLGEKLSKQGVGFIYGHNRGYNHINDIYKRKIGKEITYTTERHGATYERFNDCIYDINAWVNEVFRLGYKKIVLVGHSLGCNKVVHYIYKKSLRNLIGVILLSPPDMVANGKESGKSKVYDKQLSEAKRNIENGHPRKLLSGTLWDWYTISSQTFLDMFEDGCPADNLPIMRNPKSFPELESIKVPVFTIMGEFDDIVVRTLDDDISILEKRATKAPSFDKEIIPKANHTYDQQEDMLASSIVKWINKTYIKK
- a CDS encoding L-lactate permease; this encodes MPKKFSLVGISLVLLSLTLFLTIFVWKIVPQYLFISLQKGFFVACDIFLIIFGAIFFIEILKKERILESIGFYLERFSKDIRIQVIFLAWFLENLIEGIAGFGSPSAIVAPLLIGLGISPINAVVISLFGNSSAGAFGAAGTPIRIGLAGVAVPAVNFYTALFNFSAILVPTFILLALSHGKKDKISFIKGALPFALWSGFVFWIFSFMGTFLGGEFPTIVGSLLGLLVAVLTLKLNIFVPKDVFRHEDRESPKARHSLIMALFPYLLVVTLLIGGKFLSSGFNPGFALIVSGLIVFVITRKKVDRTVSQSFKLAFVRTVEPFVVIFAMSATVQLILNSGNNYSGNSSILRLVSGIFENNHLPFLAPFAGAFGSFVSGSVTISNILFGNFLAMASNVMKMSTAKVLGLQVAGAAAGNMLALADVLTAEAVAGLKNKEVEIIKRVFVPCLIYVVLTGIAGLLFV
- a CDS encoding MscL family protein, whose amino-acid sequence is MMKGFIDFIRTQGVVGLAVGFILGGAVSKVVTALITDLINPILGLVLGVAGNLKEASLVVGPAKFMWGDFVSATIDFLVIALVVYFGVKGLGLDKLDKKN